The Pedobacter ginsengisoli region ATCGTTGTCGTCTTCGATGATTAGCACAGTTTTCATGATTCGGGATGAAGGTAGTTAACTTAAAGTCTGACAGTAAGTGAAGTTAGACAATTATTTTCCATTAACACGGATAAAAATTAAAATTTGTTCCGAAATCTACTTCACTTAAATGGATATATTGATATAAAGTAAGTACTGTATTTATTTGAGTTTATAATAATGTTTATCAATATCTTATGTTATTTATGTCATGTTCTGATTGAATCTTAGGTGCGAAAAATTTCCTGGTTTTTCCTGCTGTTGAGACGCAAATAGAAAAAAAAGAGTAATACACCTTAAAACCGCACCCATTTTATCTTCATCAATCCGGGGCATTAATAAAATCAATTTTCCCAGCTGTTAAGGGTATTTATCGTTTGGTGGGCTATTTCTTCCAAAGCTTCGGTGGTTAGAAATGCCTGATGTGGTGTAATCAGTACATTAGGCATCCTCATCAGTTCCGACAATAGCGGATCCCTGACCTGGTCTGCTTCATGATCTTCAAAAAATAAGCCATGCTCATTTTCATACACGTCAAGGCCTAAATAGCCGATTTTACCAGTTCTCAGGGCATCCAGTACATCTGTTGTTTTGATCAAACTTCCACGTGCGGTATTGATGATCATCACGCCTGTTTTCATTTTTTCGATACTTGTGCGGTCAATAATGTGTTCGGTCTGTTCATTTAACGGGATATGGAGGGAAATGACGTCAGCATTTTTATACAGAGCATCCAGGTCAACCATCTCAATGTCGGGTAAATTCTGCCCGGGGAGGATATCATATCCGATAATTTTGCACCCAAGTCCCTTGAAAATTGGTATTGCCGCCTTGCCGATGTGTCCCAGGCCAATCAAGCCTACTGTTTTTCCGTAGAAATTAAAGCCAATTAAGTTATTCAGGCTAAAGTTAAAATGTTGACATTGTTGGCTTGCCTGCACCAGATGACGGCTTAATGCAAGGGCAAGGGCGGCAGCATGTTCAGCAATCGCCTGGGGTGAGTAGGCCGGTATGTTTGCGATCTTTATTTCATATTTTTCTGCGGTGACCCTGTCAATATGATCTATTCCAACAGATCTGGTGGCAATGTACCTTATCCCTAAAGCTGCCAGCTTGTGAATAACAGGTGCGGTGACGTTATCATTGGTGAAGACGACCACTGCATCTGCCCCCTCGGCAAATGAGGTGGTTTCCGTACTCAATGTCCGTGTGGTAAAAACAAGGTCATGCCTTTGGTTATTGGCATGTAGCATCAGGGATTTCTCAACGGATTTTGTGCTGTAAAAAATTGCTTTCATGATTGGAAAAATTAAATGTATTGAGTTTGATAATTCAGGCGAATGAATTGTATCGCTATTTCTTCCTGAAAACCAGTAATGGAAGTTTGGAAACGGAAGAAAATTCAGCAGAAATACTGGATAAAAAGAGTTTTTCAAAAATTGTTCTCCTTTGATTGCTGAACATAACTAATATTGACGGTTTGATGCTTTTTATATTTTTG contains the following coding sequences:
- a CDS encoding NAD(P)-dependent oxidoreductase, which encodes MKAIFYSTKSVEKSLMLHANNQRHDLVFTTRTLSTETTSFAEGADAVVVFTNDNVTAPVIHKLAALGIRYIATRSVGIDHIDRVTAEKYEIKIANIPAYSPQAIAEHAAALALALSRHLVQASQQCQHFNFSLNNLIGFNFYGKTVGLIGLGHIGKAAIPIFKGLGCKIIGYDILPGQNLPDIEMVDLDALYKNADVISLHIPLNEQTEHIIDRTSIEKMKTGVMIINTARGSLIKTTDVLDALRTGKIGYLGLDVYENEHGLFFEDHEADQVRDPLLSELMRMPNVLITPHQAFLTTEALEEIAHQTINTLNSWEN